The following are encoded in a window of Carassius auratus strain Wakin unplaced genomic scaffold, ASM336829v1 scaf_tig00214921, whole genome shotgun sequence genomic DNA:
- the LOC113093185 gene encoding multiple inositol polyphosphate phosphatase 1-like, which translates to MAKQAVTTIFFVLFHCIISYWAFMSSCSIHSFTKNSIPAIAKYFGSKGRYEEVNTYLIGDLLATNYSLVTLPPSKCNEIHLTAIIRHGTRYPSTKNIQKMREFYDFLMRNATSNLNGLSEIKSQWKMWYTDEMDGRLVDKGRADHRHLAQRLIKWFPSLLTEDNVRHGRVKLITSSKHRCMNSTIAFREGLMEGLGREVELEPAVNDALMRYFDQCERFVKEVENNKSALEEVKRFKEGPEMKSVMEKMADRLKLPYASITVGQ; encoded by the exons ATGGCCAAACAAGCGGTAACAACCATATTCTTTGTTCTTTTTCATTGTATTATAAGTTACTGGGCGTTTATGTCTTCTTGTAGCATCCACTCATTCACAAAAAATAGCATTCCAGCGATCGCCAAGTATTTTGGCTCCAAAGGTCGCTACGAAGAGGTCAACACGTACTTAATCGGCGATCTTTTAGCCACAAACTATTCCCTTGTGACACTACCTCCCTCGAAATGCAACGAAATTCATTTGACAGCTATAATCCGGCACGGGACGAGGTACCCGAGCACTAAAAACATTCAGAAGATGCGCGAATTTTATGATTTCCTCATGCGTAATGCAACCAGCAACTTAAATGGTTTGTCAGAGATAAAGTCTCAGTGGAAGATGTGGTACACGGATGAAATGGACGGGCGACTGGTGGACAAGGGCCGTGCGGATCACAGGCACCTGGCGCAGAGACTCATCAAATGGTTCCCTTCTTTGCTGACAGAGGACAATGTGCGTCACGGACGCGTGAAACTGATCACCAGCTCCAAGCACAGGTGTATGAACAGCACCATCGCTTTCAGAGAGGGACTTATGGAAGGACTCGGCAGAGAGG TTGAGTTGGAACCTGCTGTTAATGACGCTTTAATGCGTTACTTTGACCAGTGTGAACGGTTTGTGAAAGAAGTGGAGAACAACAAGAGTGCCTTGGAGGAGGTGAAACGTTTTAAAGAAGGCCCTGAGATGAAAAGTGTAATGGAGAAAATGGCTGACAGACTGAAGCTCCCTTACGCCAGCATCACCGTTGGTCAGTGA